The proteins below come from a single Acaryochloris sp. CCMEE 5410 genomic window:
- a CDS encoding ABC transporter ATP-binding protein — translation MNSEPKVTPTSDHPSSPEQAEQQPIIQTFSLRKTYRTGFWMNKTVTSLQQCSVQVMAGETFGLLGPNGAGKTTLLKILLGLAKPSAGRGFLLGKPLGDRSAKQHIGYLPENAYFYDYLTGWEFLKYAAGLFQIPEKVQKRRIPELLDMVGLDRKTAKKKQMRRYSKGMLQRVGMAQALINDPKLVFLDEPMSGLDPMGRYQMREIILSLKEQGKTVFFNSHVLSDVEVICDRVAILALGELICEGTLDQLLGANTQNYQVKGRGGSSEVLSEVLIDFEMQAEQWHGQLQGDPQIFISKLDSMGGTLMEMKLMRQSLEDFFIQQLRQRGIQKSR, via the coding sequence ATGAATTCTGAACCTAAAGTCACACCTACATCCGACCATCCTTCATCCCCTGAACAGGCCGAACAGCAACCCATTATTCAAACCTTTAGTTTACGGAAGACCTATCGCACTGGCTTCTGGATGAACAAAACCGTCACCTCCCTGCAGCAATGCAGTGTTCAGGTCATGGCTGGTGAGACATTTGGTCTACTGGGACCTAATGGTGCAGGGAAAACCACTTTATTAAAGATCCTCTTAGGTCTTGCTAAACCCTCTGCAGGTAGAGGGTTCCTATTGGGCAAGCCTTTAGGGGATCGGTCAGCCAAACAGCATATTGGATACCTGCCCGAGAATGCCTACTTCTACGACTATTTAACCGGGTGGGAATTTCTCAAGTATGCGGCGGGTTTGTTTCAAATCCCCGAAAAAGTCCAAAAACGACGCATTCCAGAACTATTAGACATGGTGGGATTAGATCGTAAAACTGCCAAGAAAAAGCAAATGCGACGCTATTCCAAGGGGATGCTGCAACGGGTGGGTATGGCCCAAGCGTTGATCAATGATCCAAAACTCGTCTTTTTAGATGAACCCATGTCAGGTCTCGATCCTATGGGGCGGTATCAAATGCGGGAAATTATTCTGTCCTTAAAAGAGCAAGGCAAGACCGTATTCTTCAATAGCCATGTTCTGTCCGATGTGGAAGTGATTTGCGATCGCGTCGCCATACTGGCTTTGGGAGAGCTAATCTGCGAAGGCACCCTGGATCAACTATTAGGTGCAAACACCCAAAACTACCAAGTCAAAGGGAGAGGGGGTAGCTCAGAAGTCCTTTCAGAAGTCCTAATCGATTTTGAGATGCAGGCCGAGCAATGGCATGGCCAGCTTCAAGGCGATCCACAAATCTTTATTTCCAAACTAGACAGCATGGGAGGCACGTTGATGGAGATGAAACTGATGCGACAATCCCTAGAAGACTTCTTTATCCAACAACTCCGGCAGCGAGGCATTCAAAAAAGCCGCTAA
- a CDS encoding DUF4878 domain-containing protein, which produces MHSTPERVVQKVFDVATSKNFEELRGLCAPEADQGIQKICDLADAEKEAQARFSADISKGSLAQSQINGDKATVSINNEDGKEDGKVFLVRKEGRWYLVSGE; this is translated from the coding sequence GTGCACTCAACCCCTGAAAGGGTTGTTCAAAAAGTTTTTGATGTTGCAACCTCCAAAAACTTTGAAGAATTAAGAGGGTTATGTGCTCCAGAGGCCGATCAAGGAATTCAAAAAATATGCGATCTAGCGGATGCAGAAAAGGAAGCACAGGCGCGCTTTTCTGCAGATATTTCTAAAGGAAGCTTGGCTCAGTCGCAAATCAATGGCGACAAAGCAACGGTGAGTATTAACAACGAAGACGGCAAAGAGGATGGGAAAGTTTTTCTCGTCAGAAAAGAGGGGCGTTGGTATTTGGTTAGTGGTGAATAG
- a CDS encoding Uma2 family endonuclease — translation MQTQLPVTETTQTSSAEQRLTLSNVSWETYEKLLNAFGEHRAVRLHYDEGVLEFMVPLEAHENPSDIIGAFIRRLVVDSGCDIKSMASTTLRRNELQKGAEPDKCFYIQNESKVRGREVDLDQDPPPDLVVEVDITHTDIDKNRLYAQLGVPELWRFNGQSLTIYQLQGEQYQEVEQSRSLPWINKALFYDYLNTCKSMGEAQALRQLSAWITTHLPQ, via the coding sequence ATGCAAACTCAGCTACCTGTAACGGAAACCACCCAGACAAGTTCCGCTGAACAGCGGCTAACGCTGAGTAATGTTTCTTGGGAGACTTATGAGAAATTACTGAATGCCTTTGGCGAACATCGAGCCGTTCGACTTCACTATGACGAAGGAGTTCTAGAATTCATGGTTCCTTTAGAAGCCCATGAAAATCCGAGCGATATCATTGGAGCCTTTATCCGACGCTTAGTTGTGGATAGTGGCTGTGACATCAAAAGTATGGCATCCACGACATTACGCCGCAATGAGCTACAGAAGGGAGCAGAACCTGATAAGTGTTTTTATATTCAAAACGAATCCAAGGTGCGGGGCCGAGAAGTTGACTTAGACCAAGATCCACCGCCTGATTTAGTGGTTGAAGTAGACATTACCCATACTGATATTGATAAAAACAGGCTATATGCCCAATTGGGTGTGCCTGAGCTGTGGCGCTTCAATGGTCAATCGCTAACGATTTATCAGCTTCAAGGTGAACAATATCAGGAAGTTGAGCAGAGCCGTAGTCTGCCATGGATAAACAAGGCTTTGTTTTACGACTACCTCAATACCTGCAAGTCCATGGGAGAAGCCCAAGCGTTGCGTCAGTTATCCGCTTGGATCACCACACATCTGCCCCAGTAG
- a CDS encoding Stp1/IreP family PP2C-type Ser/Thr phosphatase: MKRLFAGLSDQGLVRKANQDSYRIDEPEGRFFIVADGMGGHAGGEEASRIAAETIQKFLVENWQAQLNPPDLLKKALLKANQDIIQNQKDFPERADMGTTVVVVLFPTEGQPWCAHIGDSRLYRWRGSQLAQITEDHTWISQAVKSGLLTKDQARSHPWRHVLAQCLGREELDEIGIQPLDVKSGDQLLLCSDGLTEELADEQIAPFFEVKHPCETVVDALVEAAKDEGGQDNITVVLVALGDGEEEESSSWADTPAMDDDPTGDLNEA; this comes from the coding sequence ATGAAACGTCTGTTTGCAGGCCTTAGTGATCAAGGGTTAGTCCGTAAGGCGAACCAGGACTCTTACCGGATTGATGAACCCGAAGGCCGGTTTTTTATCGTGGCGGATGGAATGGGGGGCCATGCAGGTGGCGAAGAAGCGAGCCGGATAGCTGCTGAAACCATCCAGAAGTTTTTGGTGGAAAATTGGCAAGCCCAGCTTAATCCACCAGATTTATTGAAAAAAGCGCTACTGAAAGCGAATCAAGATATTATCCAGAATCAAAAAGACTTCCCAGAACGGGCTGACATGGGAACAACCGTTGTAGTGGTCTTATTCCCTACAGAAGGCCAACCTTGGTGTGCTCATATTGGTGACTCGCGGTTGTATCGATGGAGAGGATCCCAGTTAGCACAGATTACAGAGGATCACACCTGGATCTCTCAAGCCGTGAAATCTGGCTTGTTGACGAAGGATCAGGCGCGAAGCCACCCTTGGCGTCATGTGTTAGCCCAATGTTTGGGACGTGAAGAGCTTGATGAAATCGGCATCCAACCCCTTGATGTCAAATCTGGCGATCAGTTGTTGCTTTGTAGTGATGGCTTAACAGAAGAGCTGGCGGATGAGCAAATTGCGCCGTTCTTCGAGGTCAAACACCCCTGCGAGACGGTTGTAGATGCTTTAGTCGAAGCGGCGAAAGACGAAGGCGGGCAAGACAATATCACTGTTGTGCTTGTTGCCCTAGGCGATGGTGAAGAAGAGGAAAGTTCGAGCTGGGCTGATACGCCTGCTATGGACGATGACCCTACGGGTGACCTTAACGAAGCTTAG
- a CDS encoding ABC transporter ATP-binding protein, producing the protein MARSSPLQEAASDKGSSESQPFIQLERLSKAFQEGMVDRQVLQEITATFATGEFVVLLGQSGSGKSTLLNLISGIEQPTNGRVTINATELSALNERDRTLFRRDRIGFIFQFFNLIPTLTVLENITLPQELAGVSQAEVSEKAIALLQRVGLEDRGDAFPDKLSGGQQQRVAIARALVHDPMLVLADEPTGNLDEETGKIVLDLLLELTRSAQKTLIMATHNPEIAKLADRVVRMQDGHLVEDTRLGAA; encoded by the coding sequence ATGGCTCGATCTTCTCCCCTGCAAGAAGCGGCTTCAGACAAGGGTTCTAGCGAAAGTCAACCCTTTATCCAATTAGAGAGACTGAGTAAAGCCTTCCAAGAAGGGATGGTTGACCGTCAGGTCTTGCAGGAGATTACAGCGACCTTTGCCACAGGTGAGTTTGTGGTCCTATTGGGTCAGAGCGGCAGTGGTAAAAGCACGCTCCTGAATTTGATCAGCGGCATTGAACAACCCACCAATGGAAGAGTCACCATCAACGCCACAGAATTATCTGCACTGAATGAACGAGACCGCACCTTGTTTCGTCGCGATCGCATCGGTTTTATCTTTCAGTTTTTCAACCTAATTCCTACCCTGACGGTGTTAGAGAATATCACCCTGCCCCAGGAATTAGCAGGCGTATCCCAGGCAGAAGTATCGGAAAAGGCGATCGCACTGTTGCAGCGGGTGGGTCTCGAAGATCGCGGCGATGCCTTTCCTGACAAACTCTCGGGGGGCCAGCAGCAGCGGGTGGCTATTGCCAGGGCCTTAGTCCATGACCCAATGCTGGTCTTAGCCGATGAACCCACGGGAAATCTGGACGAAGAAACGGGCAAGATTGTGCTGGATCTGCTGCTAGAACTGACCCGGTCGGCTCAGAAAACTTTGATTATGGCTACCCATAACCCCGAAATCGCCAAGCTGGCTGACCGGGTGGTACGGATGCAGGATGGTCATCTGGTGGAAGACACACGACTGGGGGCGGCCTGA
- a CDS encoding DUF6825 family protein → MTNPLIRAFFLGRATAEVLYEELEHQLTDTLSNVGKFDAEQREKIRHFTDQVRERADSEAARNPQSYSSASSTANSGDLQETIDELRAEIAQLRSALQNYRSHSG, encoded by the coding sequence ATGACCAACCCTTTAATCCGCGCATTTTTCTTGGGTAGAGCTACTGCTGAAGTTTTATATGAAGAGCTAGAGCATCAACTAACAGATACCCTCAGCAATGTGGGAAAGTTTGATGCTGAGCAACGGGAAAAAATCCGTCATTTCACCGATCAGGTCAGGGAAAGAGCTGATTCAGAAGCAGCTCGCAATCCTCAAAGCTACTCGTCGGCTTCCAGTACCGCTAATTCTGGTGATTTACAAGAGACTATTGATGAGTTACGGGCAGAAATTGCCCAGCTCCGTTCAGCTCTGCAAAACTACCGCAGCCATTCTGGTTAG
- a CDS encoding 16S rRNA (cytosine(967)-C(5))-methyltransferase, whose protein sequence is MTPNPRQLAYQGLKAVHRGAYADVALSRVMPKTIADADRRLLTELLYGSVRRQRTLDALIDQFAKKPAHQQPPDLRTLLHLGLYQLRFLDHIPDAAAIFTTVELAKQNKLSGLSGFVNGLLRQYTRAAANLNDPLELPPDPIQRLGILYSYPDWIVQVWHDQLGSEETKKLCDYCNQPPHIDLRINPLKTDRESVRSQLAAAGVTTTPLPHLPQALRIKGKSGPIPQLPGFQEGLWTVQEASAQLVGHLLNPQPGAIALDVCAAPGGKTTHMAELMENRGEIWACDRTPSRLRKLKQNLQRLEIDAVQIWTGDSRQLPDQIPLSDYVLVDAPCSGLGTLHRHADARWRQTPDNIQDLSTLQLDLLLNSARWVKSGGTLLYSTCTLHPQENEKIIDQFLAQMPQWQAQLPIIDWVSTSEPQSNLKIWPHQKKMDGFFMAILQQA, encoded by the coding sequence ATGACCCCCAATCCTCGACAACTGGCTTATCAAGGCCTCAAAGCAGTCCATCGAGGAGCCTATGCAGACGTTGCCCTTAGTCGGGTGATGCCGAAAACGATAGCTGATGCTGATCGCCGCCTATTGACTGAGCTACTTTATGGTAGTGTTCGTCGCCAACGGACTCTGGATGCGCTGATTGACCAATTTGCCAAAAAGCCTGCCCACCAGCAGCCTCCTGATTTGCGCACCTTATTGCATCTGGGACTTTATCAACTGCGCTTTCTCGACCATATTCCTGATGCTGCCGCTATTTTTACCACCGTGGAGTTAGCGAAACAGAATAAACTGTCGGGATTGTCAGGGTTCGTTAATGGACTGCTCCGGCAATATACACGGGCAGCAGCCAACCTGAATGACCCTCTAGAGTTACCCCCTGATCCCATTCAGCGTCTAGGGATTTTGTATAGCTATCCTGATTGGATTGTGCAGGTTTGGCATGATCAACTTGGTTCCGAAGAGACGAAAAAGCTGTGCGACTACTGCAACCAGCCTCCCCATATCGATTTGCGGATTAATCCTCTAAAGACCGATCGTGAATCGGTGCGATCGCAACTCGCAGCAGCAGGCGTCACCACAACGCCCCTCCCCCATTTACCCCAAGCCCTCAGAATCAAAGGTAAATCCGGTCCCATTCCCCAACTGCCTGGTTTTCAGGAGGGGTTGTGGACTGTGCAAGAGGCTAGCGCTCAGCTCGTGGGGCATCTGCTGAATCCTCAACCGGGAGCCATTGCCCTGGATGTTTGTGCGGCACCCGGCGGTAAAACCACTCATATGGCGGAGTTGATGGAGAATCGTGGGGAGATTTGGGCGTGCGATCGCACCCCGTCTCGTCTACGCAAGCTAAAGCAAAATCTTCAACGCTTAGAGATCGATGCAGTCCAGATTTGGACCGGGGACAGTCGGCAACTTCCGGACCAAATCCCCTTGTCAGACTATGTGTTGGTGGATGCCCCCTGTTCAGGCTTAGGCACCTTACATCGCCATGCCGATGCCCGTTGGCGTCAAACCCCAGACAATATTCAAGACCTATCAACCCTGCAACTAGACCTACTCCTGAATAGTGCCCGTTGGGTGAAGTCAGGAGGGACACTCCTCTATTCCACTTGCACCCTCCATCCGCAAGAGAATGAAAAGATAATTGACCAATTTCTAGCGCAAATGCCCCAATGGCAAGCCCAACTGCCCATTATTGATTGGGTTTCAACTTCAGAGCCACAAAGCAATCTCAAGATATGGCCCCATCAGAAAAAAATGGATGGATTTTTCATGGCCATTCTGCAACAGGCATAG
- the clpS gene encoding ATP-dependent Clp protease adapter ClpS encodes MSVETLEKRSTGRKLAPKYRVLLHNDDFNSMEHVVQVLIQTVPNLTQPQAVSVMMEAHTNGIALVITCAFEHAEFYCETLKMHGLTSTIEPDE; translated from the coding sequence ATGTCTGTTGAAACACTTGAAAAACGCTCTACAGGCCGAAAGCTGGCACCAAAGTACCGTGTTTTGCTCCATAACGACGATTTCAACTCAATGGAACATGTCGTCCAAGTGCTGATACAAACCGTCCCCAATTTAACCCAGCCCCAAGCGGTCAGCGTGATGATGGAAGCTCACACCAATGGCATTGCCCTCGTGATTACCTGCGCCTTCGAGCATGCGGAGTTCTACTGTGAAACGCTTAAAATGCATGGTTTAACGAGCACCATAGAGCCTGATGAGTAA
- a CDS encoding DUF445 domain-containing protein, whose protein sequence is MCIDEANRLDWSTLGVVIVPPIAGGIIGYFTNDLAISMLFKPYRAIKIGDRRLPFTPGLIPRNQERLAQKVSDAITTSLLTPEELQAIAQRLLQTERVQGAIFWLLQLALDQVKSDTGQRTAQILANILRDFADQSLPRIIVALARREDFLQDQLDQVFDQVLLDLQLTDDQAQQLANWIINVVVPPDTLRLLLIDFLTDRNIAILDRDLRTKTSGTYWLVANVMGVQNSLVKLRTFCIEEKLACNAIVAELLTSLGIRQRFVEWLASLSLQNLPVRTVRQLRQQFRESVRGYTQNKGISVLQNLGTSVDWDETAMLIVKRLQTSEVVTTSLKDISEDLALILERYLERDLEMIVVKALPILNLDQVIIDRVNHTAPEDLEAAIQGIVKTELQAIVILGGVLGIVIGLLQSLILLFS, encoded by the coding sequence TTGTGCATTGATGAGGCGAACAGATTGGACTGGTCTACCCTTGGCGTCGTAATAGTGCCACCCATTGCTGGTGGCATCATTGGCTATTTCACCAATGACCTTGCCATTTCAATGTTGTTTAAGCCCTATCGAGCCATCAAGATAGGCGATCGTCGGCTTCCTTTTACTCCAGGGCTTATTCCTCGCAACCAAGAACGGTTAGCCCAAAAGGTATCTGATGCAATCACGACCTCCTTGCTAACCCCAGAAGAGTTACAAGCCATTGCCCAGCGATTGTTGCAAACTGAACGGGTACAAGGCGCTATTTTTTGGCTACTCCAACTTGCCTTAGATCAAGTCAAGTCTGATACGGGTCAAAGGACCGCCCAAATTTTAGCCAACATCCTTAGGGATTTTGCCGATCAATCCTTACCTCGCATCATTGTGGCCCTAGCCCGTCGCGAAGATTTTCTCCAAGATCAGCTGGACCAAGTGTTCGATCAAGTACTCCTGGACTTACAACTGACAGATGACCAAGCCCAACAGCTTGCCAACTGGATTATTAATGTTGTAGTACCACCGGATACCCTACGACTACTGCTGATTGACTTCCTGACCGACCGCAATATTGCGATTTTGGATCGCGATCTACGCACCAAAACCAGTGGAACCTATTGGTTAGTCGCCAATGTAATGGGAGTCCAAAATAGCTTAGTGAAATTGCGGACCTTCTGTATCGAAGAGAAATTAGCGTGCAACGCCATAGTGGCAGAATTGCTGACATCCCTGGGAATTCGTCAACGGTTTGTCGAATGGCTAGCCAGTTTATCGCTACAAAACCTACCCGTTCGCACCGTGCGACAGCTCCGGCAGCAGTTTCGTGAAAGCGTACGAGGATATACCCAAAATAAAGGAATTTCCGTATTGCAAAACCTTGGGACTTCTGTAGATTGGGATGAAACCGCCATGCTAATTGTCAAACGATTGCAGACTTCTGAAGTTGTTACAACATCTCTCAAAGACATCAGTGAAGATTTAGCCTTGATCTTGGAGCGATACTTGGAACGTGATTTAGAAATGATTGTGGTGAAAGCCCTGCCCATTTTAAATCTGGACCAGGTGATCATCGATCGCGTCAACCACACTGCCCCAGAGGATTTAGAGGCAGCGATTCAGGGCATTGTCAAAACAGAACTCCAAGCCATCGTCATTTTAGGAGGGGTCCTGGGAATTGTAATTGGATTATTGCAGTCCTTAATTCTGTTATTTTCCTGA
- a CDS encoding AarF/ABC1/UbiB kinase family protein translates to MPVSVSSSELTFPKQNRKAYRWNRESYSRQRRFLDIWAFVLQLLSSRWWLSKSWSYVGGMTEDKRATRRRKQAIWIRETLLDLGPTFIKVGQLFSTRADLFPAEYVEELSKLQDRVPAFSYEIVERIIEKDFGRTIPELFCSFDPVPLAAASLGQVHRAQLQSGEEVVVKIQRPGLKKLFDIDLRILKGIAHYFQNHPKWGPGRDWLGIYEECCKILYEEIDYLNEGRNADQFRRNFRSQEWVYVPRVFWRYATPRVLTLEYVPGLKISNYDAIDAAGIDRKRIAQLSAKAYLYQLLTDGFFHADPHPGNLAVSSDGKLIFYDFGMMGQITTLTREKLLKTFFGFAQKDANKVIASLIDLGALLPVDDMGPIRRSIQYMLDNFMGQPFDKQSVAQIGDDLFEIAYDQPFRFPATFTFVMRAFSTLEGVGRGLDPTFNFMEVAEPFAAELMTNGGFSNNQNGDLLGELGRQAAQVSNTALGLPRRMEDTLDKLEQGDLRMRVRSVETDRILRRLNLTHMGTNYALLIGTFTLSATILLVNKYVWLAAIAALAASVAAIVFLRLLLRMKRYDSFERML, encoded by the coding sequence GTGCCTGTGTCAGTTTCATCCTCTGAGTTGACCTTCCCAAAACAAAATCGCAAAGCCTATCGCTGGAATCGAGAAAGCTATTCTCGGCAACGTCGTTTCCTGGATATTTGGGCCTTTGTGCTGCAGCTGCTTAGCTCTAGGTGGTGGTTGAGTAAGTCTTGGAGTTATGTCGGAGGGATGACCGAAGACAAGCGAGCGACCCGACGACGAAAGCAAGCCATCTGGATCCGAGAGACTTTACTCGATCTAGGACCCACCTTTATTAAAGTTGGACAATTGTTTTCAACCCGTGCGGATTTATTCCCAGCGGAGTATGTCGAAGAGCTGTCCAAGCTCCAGGATCGTGTACCGGCCTTTAGCTATGAGATTGTAGAACGAATTATTGAGAAGGACTTTGGCCGTACTATTCCAGAGTTATTTTGCAGTTTTGATCCCGTTCCTCTGGCTGCGGCGAGCTTAGGTCAAGTTCACCGTGCTCAACTGCAGTCCGGGGAAGAAGTTGTTGTCAAAATTCAGCGTCCGGGTCTCAAAAAGCTGTTTGATATTGACCTGAGAATTTTAAAAGGCATTGCCCATTATTTTCAAAACCACCCCAAGTGGGGGCCTGGAAGAGACTGGCTGGGCATCTACGAAGAATGCTGCAAAATCCTCTATGAAGAAATTGACTATTTAAATGAAGGCCGCAATGCGGATCAGTTTCGACGCAATTTTCGGTCGCAAGAATGGGTGTATGTGCCCCGAGTCTTTTGGCGATATGCAACGCCCCGAGTGCTGACCTTAGAGTATGTTCCAGGTCTCAAAATTAGTAATTATGATGCCATTGATGCTGCGGGTATCGATCGAAAGCGAATTGCCCAGCTGAGTGCCAAAGCCTATCTTTATCAGCTCTTAACGGATGGGTTCTTCCATGCTGACCCTCATCCTGGCAACTTGGCCGTGAGTTCAGATGGAAAGTTGATTTTCTATGATTTTGGCATGATGGGCCAGATTACGACGTTGACCCGGGAGAAGCTGCTAAAGACGTTTTTCGGGTTTGCCCAAAAAGATGCCAATAAAGTAATTGCTTCTTTGATCGATTTGGGGGCACTATTACCTGTAGATGATATGGGTCCGATCCGGCGCTCGATCCAATATATGTTGGATAATTTTATGGGGCAGCCGTTTGATAAGCAGTCTGTTGCTCAAATTGGCGATGATCTATTTGAGATTGCCTATGATCAACCCTTTCGTTTCCCCGCAACGTTTACATTTGTCATGCGGGCCTTTTCCACTTTAGAAGGGGTGGGGCGGGGTTTAGATCCTACGTTTAACTTTATGGAGGTTGCAGAACCCTTTGCAGCAGAACTTATGACCAACGGTGGATTTTCGAATAATCAAAATGGTGATCTGTTGGGAGAGTTGGGGCGACAGGCTGCCCAGGTTAGTAATACTGCCTTGGGCTTACCCCGACGAATGGAAGATACCCTGGACAAGTTAGAGCAGGGTGACCTCCGGATGCGGGTACGCTCAGTGGAAACAGACCGGATTTTGCGGCGGCTGAATTTAACCCATATGGGAACCAACTACGCCTTGCTTATTGGTACTTTTACGCTCTCTGCAACGATTTTGCTGGTGAATAAGTACGTGTGGCTGGCTGCGATTGCAGCTCTAGCTGCCAGCGTCGCTGCTATTGTCTTCTTGCGGCTGTTATTAAGAATGAAACGTTATGACAGTTTTGAACGAATGTTGTAG